One Ardenticatenales bacterium DNA segment encodes these proteins:
- a CDS encoding SDR family NAD(P)-dependent oxidoreductase, whose amino-acid sequence MDKQFISPNDVAIIGMAGRYPQAPDLAAFWQKLVNAEEFTTFYTEEQLREMGVDEELIRNPEYVKAGGYVETVEMFDAAFFGYNPREASFMDPQHRHFLETAWEALEDAGYDPTRVDFPVGVFGGAAMDTYVLLNIASNPRLMTPVNQLQIQIGNDNSYLTTRVSYKLNLKGPSHTVQSACSTSLVAAHVACQSLLNGECDMALAGGAAVHATDRSGYWHFEGGMASPDGHCRTFDAQGGGPIFNTGVGVIVLKRLEDALEDRDHIYAIIKGSAINNDGALKVSYAAPSVGGQSEVIVEALANAGIHPETISYVEAHGTATPLGDPIEMTALTRAYRQKTDKAQFCGIGSVKSNLGHLDAAAGVTSLFKAILALQHKQIPASLHFHSPNPQIDFDHSPFRVITELTDWPAGPTPRRAGVSSFGIGGTNAHVILQESPQPQPGSDSRPTQLLLLSAKTASALDRLSHNLANHLRQHPALNLADVAYTLQVGRQPFNHRRLVLAADADAAIAALEGDDPQKARTAVHQGITRPVAFMFSGQGAQYPHMAQELYDTEPIFRAVVDECCDLLQPHLGQDLRRVLLASPADTEAAAQLQQTWLTQPALFVTEYALARLWQAWGVEPDALIGHSIGEYVAACLAGVFSLPDALALVAKRGQLMQSLPAGAMLTLPLSETAAQPWLNGQLSVAAVNESSRCVVSGPEEAISDLERRLAAQGIEGRRLHTSHAFHSAMMDPILAEFRAAVSRTSRHAPEIPFISNVSGGWIGAEQATSPDYWVTHLRQAVRFADGVAELLRDPNRICLEVGPGRTLSTLVNRHEARRDSHIVLASLRHPQDNGSNLAFLLLTLGQLWLAGVNVDWDGFYSDEVRNRVSLPTYPFERQRYWIEPGKQAAVAEATPKNQKQPLSDWFYIPSWKRSMPLAPVSKMPIAPTTWLLFKDDDTLGDRLAQRLRQQGHTVITVAAGNSFTTHDAHTFTINPEAPAGYDQLLQAVMGQSATYGGILHLWSVTAPATGSDEPGHAIMLQQRGFYSLIYLAQALGRLENETPLTIHVLSNNMQAVANDAILEPAKATLLGPCQVITQEYAPLTCQSIDITLPAAGSWQESRLLDQLLAEFHATPTQPDNGQPHMIALRGADRWVRVYEPAPLPDSPTPDQLPLRDGGVYLITGGLGGLGLELTHFIARTVAANLVLLGRTPLPERETWPGWLASSDPALAGMRRKISQIQALEAQGANVLVLAADVSDRAQMQQAMHTIRARFGRLDGVVHAAGVPGAGIVQLKTTAAAAAVLAPKLYGTLILQELLADQSLDFFLLFSSITAITGGFGQVDYCAANAFLDAFAQANSALRGQRTLSINWDAWQQVGMAASPERQPLSGGKLNEDELPTNHPLLARYQPADEDGATFTTRFTPARHWVLGEHRVAGIPTIPGATYPEVAYAAFRHHTGHTAAEIDDLTFLMPFMVGADAGRELVVTLEPVSGDEQTYTLRAASQINGSGGPRWQDHVTGRVRPLTAAGAPRLDVPAIIARCRPVDLADISDRAAAMADFVDVGPRWECVQAVYAGNQEGLAHLRLAEPFLTDLEQIALHPALMDIATSFAIQSIGEGNYLPLSYQNVRVYAPFTPDLYCLVRLPQNVGGSKETVVIDVVIANAEGATLVEINGFAVKRVAAEALNRLVESAAAEATAVADPPPSFPAAMRDLSQAILPAEGVEAFQRLLAFAWLPQVIVSTRDLAATIAAVNAFDPQSFMARMDAAPRPGRAHKYPRPDLSVPYVAPRNAAEEQIAILWQDVLGLDQVGVHDNFFELGGDSLLGTQIMARAKDAGIELTPNQFFQHQTVAEIASLLQDQVGAAPAAATASPRSIMVEEQLLSNLDQLSEAEMDALLAGMLTGE is encoded by the coding sequence GTGGATAAGCAATTTATAAGCCCGAATGACGTCGCCATCATCGGCATGGCCGGACGATACCCCCAGGCCCCCGATTTGGCCGCATTCTGGCAAAAGCTGGTTAACGCGGAGGAGTTCACCACCTTCTATACGGAAGAGCAACTGCGCGAAATGGGCGTAGACGAGGAACTGATCCGCAATCCTGAGTACGTCAAAGCCGGCGGCTACGTGGAAACCGTGGAAATGTTTGACGCGGCCTTCTTTGGCTACAATCCCCGCGAAGCCAGTTTTATGGACCCGCAGCATCGTCATTTCCTGGAAACTGCCTGGGAAGCATTAGAAGATGCCGGCTACGATCCCACCCGCGTGGATTTCCCCGTCGGCGTTTTCGGCGGCGCGGCCATGGATACCTACGTACTGCTGAACATTGCCTCGAACCCGCGGCTAATGACGCCTGTCAACCAGCTGCAAATCCAGATCGGCAATGATAACTCCTATCTGACCACGCGCGTTTCCTACAAGCTGAATCTGAAAGGCCCCAGCCACACCGTGCAAAGCGCCTGTTCTACCTCGCTGGTTGCCGCCCACGTCGCCTGCCAGAGTTTGTTGAACGGTGAATGTGATATGGCTCTGGCCGGCGGGGCTGCCGTCCACGCCACGGATCGTTCTGGCTACTGGCATTTCGAAGGAGGCATGGCCTCTCCCGATGGCCATTGCCGTACCTTTGACGCTCAGGGCGGTGGTCCCATTTTTAACACAGGCGTGGGCGTGATTGTCCTTAAGCGGCTGGAGGATGCCCTGGAAGACCGCGACCACATCTACGCCATCATCAAAGGTTCCGCCATCAACAACGATGGCGCCTTAAAGGTTAGCTATGCCGCCCCCAGCGTGGGGGGCCAATCAGAGGTGATTGTGGAAGCGTTGGCGAATGCCGGCATTCACCCCGAAACCATTAGCTATGTTGAAGCCCATGGCACAGCTACCCCCCTCGGCGATCCCATTGAAATGACCGCCTTAACCAGAGCCTATCGTCAGAAAACTGATAAAGCCCAATTTTGTGGCATTGGCTCCGTCAAAAGCAACCTGGGCCATCTCGATGCGGCTGCTGGCGTCACCAGCCTCTTCAAGGCCATCCTCGCCCTTCAGCACAAACAGATTCCGGCGAGCCTGCACTTCCACAGCCCCAACCCCCAGATTGACTTCGACCACAGCCCCTTCCGCGTTATCACCGAACTCACCGATTGGCCTGCCGGGCCTACGCCGCGCCGCGCTGGCGTCAGCTCCTTTGGCATTGGCGGAACCAACGCCCACGTCATTTTACAAGAATCGCCCCAGCCGCAGCCGGGCAGCGATTCTCGTCCCACGCAGTTGTTGCTGCTCTCCGCCAAAACGGCCAGCGCCCTGGATAGATTGAGCCACAATCTGGCCAACCACCTGCGCCAACACCCGGCGCTCAATCTTGCCGACGTAGCGTATACGCTGCAAGTCGGCCGTCAACCCTTTAACCACCGCCGCCTGGTGTTGGCTGCCGACGCCGACGCCGCCATTGCCGCCCTGGAGGGGGACGATCCGCAAAAAGCACGCACCGCCGTCCATCAAGGCATCACCCGTCCTGTGGCCTTCATGTTTTCCGGTCAAGGCGCGCAGTACCCACACATGGCCCAGGAGTTATATGACACGGAACCCATCTTTCGCGCGGTCGTGGACGAATGCTGTGACCTGCTACAGCCGCATTTGGGGCAGGATTTGCGTAGGGTGCTGCTGGCTTCTCCCGCCGATACGGAAGCCGCTGCCCAACTCCAACAAACCTGGCTCACCCAACCCGCTCTTTTCGTCACCGAATATGCCCTGGCGCGGTTGTGGCAGGCCTGGGGTGTAGAACCTGACGCTCTGATCGGCCACAGCATTGGCGAATACGTGGCTGCCTGCCTGGCCGGCGTCTTTTCCCTGCCCGACGCGCTGGCGCTGGTGGCAAAGCGCGGGCAGCTTATGCAATCGCTGCCTGCCGGGGCCATGCTCACCCTCCCGCTGTCGGAAACAGCCGCCCAACCATGGCTAAACGGACAGCTTTCCGTGGCCGCCGTCAACGAGAGCAGCCGCTGCGTCGTCTCCGGGCCGGAAGAAGCCATTAGCGATCTGGAACGGCGGCTGGCCGCCCAGGGCATCGAAGGTCGTCGCCTACACACTTCTCATGCTTTCCACTCGGCTATGATGGATCCCATTTTGGCTGAGTTCCGCGCCGCCGTATCCCGGACCAGCCGCCACGCGCCAGAAATCCCGTTCATTTCTAACGTCAGCGGTGGTTGGATCGGTGCGGAACAGGCCACCAGTCCTGATTACTGGGTCACCCACCTGCGCCAGGCCGTGCGCTTTGCCGACGGCGTCGCTGAACTATTGCGCGACCCAAACCGCATTTGCCTGGAAGTAGGGCCGGGGCGCACATTGTCCACCCTGGTGAACCGGCACGAGGCCAGGAGAGACAGCCACATTGTCCTCGCCTCCCTGCGTCACCCGCAAGACAACGGTTCCAATCTGGCCTTCTTGCTCCTTACCCTGGGGCAGTTGTGGCTGGCAGGCGTGAATGTGGATTGGGATGGTTTCTACAGCGACGAAGTGCGCAACCGGGTTTCATTGCCTACTTACCCATTTGAACGGCAGCGGTACTGGATTGAGCCAGGGAAACAAGCGGCAGTGGCAGAGGCGACCCCCAAGAATCAGAAGCAGCCGCTTAGCGATTGGTTCTACATTCCGTCCTGGAAACGCTCTATGCCGCTTGCGCCTGTGTCAAAAATGCCCATTGCGCCCACCACCTGGCTCCTCTTCAAAGACGATGACACCCTGGGCGACCGTCTGGCGCAGCGCCTGCGCCAACAAGGGCACACGGTTATCACGGTTGCTGCCGGCAACAGCTTCACGACCCACGACGCCCACACCTTCACCATCAACCCGGAAGCGCCTGCTGGCTATGACCAACTGCTGCAAGCCGTCATGGGGCAATCCGCGACATACGGCGGCATTCTGCACCTGTGGAGCGTCACCGCGCCTGCCACGGGCAGCGACGAACCTGGTCACGCCATAATGTTACAGCAGCGTGGCTTTTATAGCCTGATTTATCTGGCGCAGGCGCTGGGGCGGTTAGAAAACGAGACCCCGTTGACCATCCACGTCCTGTCCAACAACATGCAAGCCGTGGCTAACGACGCGATCCTGGAACCCGCCAAAGCGACTTTGCTGGGACCCTGCCAGGTCATCACCCAGGAATATGCCCCCCTCACCTGTCAGAGCATTGATATAACGTTGCCTGCCGCTGGAAGCTGGCAAGAATCTCGCCTGCTGGATCAATTGCTGGCGGAATTCCATGCTACCCCCACCCAACCAGACAATGGTCAGCCCCACATGATCGCCTTGCGTGGCGCGGACCGGTGGGTGCGCGTGTATGAACCCGCCCCACTGCCCGACTCCCCTACCCCAGACCAGCTACCCCTGCGCGATGGGGGCGTGTATCTGATTACGGGCGGACTGGGTGGCCTGGGATTAGAACTGACGCACTTCATCGCCCGCACCGTAGCCGCCAATCTGGTACTGCTCGGCCGCACGCCCCTGCCGGAACGCGAAACGTGGCCCGGTTGGTTAGCCAGCAGCGACCCGGCTCTGGCCGGAATGCGGCGCAAAATCAGCCAGATTCAAGCCCTGGAAGCGCAGGGCGCAAACGTGTTGGTGCTGGCTGCTGATGTCAGCGACCGCGCGCAAATGCAGCAGGCGATGCACACCATTCGCGCCCGCTTTGGCCGGTTGGATGGCGTCGTTCATGCCGCCGGCGTGCCGGGGGCGGGCATTGTGCAGTTGAAGACGACCGCCGCTGCTGCCGCTGTATTGGCTCCTAAATTGTACGGAACGTTGATCTTGCAGGAACTGCTGGCCGATCAATCGCTTGATTTCTTCTTGCTTTTTTCTTCCATTACGGCCATTACGGGCGGCTTTGGGCAGGTGGACTACTGCGCCGCCAATGCCTTTCTGGATGCTTTCGCCCAGGCGAACAGTGCCCTGCGCGGACAGCGCACCCTGTCTATCAATTGGGACGCCTGGCAGCAGGTGGGTATGGCTGCCAGCCCAGAACGACAGCCGTTGTCAGGCGGTAAGCTGAATGAAGATGAACTGCCGACCAATCACCCGCTGTTGGCTCGTTACCAGCCGGCGGATGAAGATGGGGCTACATTTACCACCCGCTTTACGCCGGCGCGGCATTGGGTATTGGGTGAACACCGAGTTGCCGGCATTCCCACCATCCCCGGCGCCACCTATCCCGAAGTGGCCTATGCCGCCTTCCGCCACCACACCGGTCACACTGCCGCCGAAATTGACGACCTGACCTTCCTGATGCCGTTTATGGTGGGCGCGGACGCCGGCAGAGAATTAGTCGTTACCCTGGAACCCGTGTCGGGAGATGAGCAAACATATACGCTGCGGGCAGCCAGCCAGATCAACGGCAGCGGAGGACCCCGCTGGCAAGATCACGTCACCGGGCGCGTACGCCCATTGACCGCTGCCGGCGCGCCGCGTCTGGACGTGCCGGCCATCATTGCCCGCTGCCGGCCGGTTGATCTGGCAGACATCTCCGACCGCGCCGCGGCCATGGCTGATTTTGTGGACGTAGGGCCTCGTTGGGAATGTGTGCAGGCTGTTTATGCCGGCAATCAAGAAGGTCTGGCTCATCTCCGTCTGGCCGAACCTTTCCTGACCGACCTGGAACAGATCGCCCTGCATCCGGCTTTGATGGACATTGCCACCAGCTTCGCCATCCAATCCATCGGCGAAGGCAATTACCTGCCGCTTTCTTATCAAAACGTGCGCGTCTACGCCCCGTTTACCCCCGATCTGTACTGCCTGGTGCGGCTGCCACAAAACGTGGGCGGCAGTAAGGAGACAGTGGTTATTGACGTCGTGATTGCCAATGCCGAGGGGGCGACGTTGGTGGAAATTAACGGTTTCGCCGTCAAGCGCGTGGCCGCCGAGGCCCTCAATCGCCTGGTCGAGAGTGCCGCCGCCGAAGCGACCGCCGTTGCCGACCCGCCCCCGTCGTTCCCGGCGGCCATGCGTGACCTCAGTCAGGCGATTTTGCCGGCGGAAGGCGTCGAAGCCTTCCAACGATTGTTAGCTTTTGCCTGGCTGCCCCAGGTCATCGTCAGCACCCGTGACCTGGCGGCGACCATTGCCGCAGTGAATGCCTTTGACCCGCAAAGTTTTATGGCCCGCATGGATGCCGCGCCGCGTCCCGGTCGCGCGCACAAGTACCCCCGCCCCGACTTGAGCGTGCCTTACGTGGCCCCGCGCAACGCCGCCGAAGAGCAAATCGCCATCCTGTGGCAGGATGTGCTGGGATTAGATCAGGTTGGCGTTCACGACAATTTCTTTGAATTGGGTGGCGATTCGTTGCTGGGGACGCAAATCATGGCGCGGGCTAAAGATGCCGGCATTGAACTCACCCCCAACCAGTTTTTTCAACACCAGACCGTGGCCGAAATAGCCTCTCTGCTGCAAGACCAGGTAGGCGCCGCGCCAGCCGCCGCTACGGCCTCGCCGCGCAGTATCATGGTCGAAGAACAACTCCTGTCCAATCTCGACCAACTTTCTGAAGCGGAAATGGACGCCCTGCTGGCTGGCATGTTGACAGGCGAGTAA
- a CDS encoding amino acid adenylation domain-containing protein, producing MTQIPAGNLSAADKRALLAQMLQEKASKRSYPLSFAQRRFWFFDQFDPGDPSLNILYAIRFSGPINLAALEKSANEILRRHTILRARIVVRDDQPVQIIAPFQPLTIEVVDRQSVPVVERDAEVRRLTLAEARTRFDLAAGPLLRIRLIRFSPTEHVGFINMHHTITDGVSMELFTRELGILYAAFTANQASPLPDLPLQYVDFAHRQRQQWQSGQMADQLAYWKKQLEGDLPILDLPTDRPRPPFRSSNGATKYFYLSSRLTEAIKRLSRQEGCTPFVVLLAAFKTLLYRYTGQSDILVGTPVAGRTLPTDQNLIGLFTNTLALRTQIDKTITFRQLLRRVRETTLSALANQEFPFEQLVDELQVNRDPSHPPVFQVMFVSRTARPKAQKIAGLTLHALETDTGAALVDLSLVTWETEAGQLVAFEYNTDLFDESTVDRFFVHYQNLLQGAVDDPRHLLLRLPMLTSAEQQQLLWEWNDTDADYDRDVCVHQLFEQAVARAPHRTAVVWGANVAVGSERWTYAELNERANKLAHHLRRLGVGPETPVGIYVERSLEMILAVLAVLKAGGAYVPLDPIHPPERLAFICQDAGIALLLTQTHLAGKLPLPERPVLHLDADWPRIAQESDQNPPNISRPEHLVYIVYTSGSTGQPKGVMLEHGNLRHAYYGWQQLYQLGRQPLRHLQMASFSFDVFSGDLTRALCSGDTLVLCPRETLLQPDKLAQLIVTENITAAEFVPAVLRLLVAHLEQNGGDLRQFHFLSVGSDAWHVRDHRCTQQLCGPHTIFANTYGVTEATIDSSYFRHSTDTLSDDQITPIGRPYPNVRLYVLDDALQPVPAGVAGELYIGGAGVGRGYTNRPDLTDTRFMPNPFLPGEQLYKTGDLARFLPANGHSANEPSTLAGHIAFLGRADFQVKIRGFRVELGEIEAALQQHEKVQTATVVDFQSETGDRRLVAYIVPASDMIPATDELFAFLQKRLPDYMLPGHYVTLSQLPLSPNGKINRRQLPVPDLSSRPQVAQPYVAPRTLAEEVLAELFGKVLGLQQVGIHDNFFELGGHSLLATQLAIRARDTFQIDLPLRAFFETPSIAGLAVAVEEALIEKLETLSEEEAALLLSS from the coding sequence ATGACCCAGATACCCGCCGGGAACTTGAGCGCCGCTGACAAGCGTGCCCTGCTGGCCCAAATGTTGCAAGAGAAAGCCAGCAAAAGAAGCTATCCCCTTTCCTTTGCTCAGCGCCGCTTTTGGTTCTTTGACCAGTTCGATCCTGGTGATCCGTCGCTAAACATTCTTTACGCCATTCGCTTCTCTGGCCCCATTAACCTGGCTGCCCTGGAGAAAAGCGCCAACGAGATTTTGCGCCGCCACACCATTTTACGCGCGCGCATTGTTGTCCGCGACGACCAACCGGTGCAAATCATTGCCCCATTCCAGCCGCTCACTATCGAAGTCGTGGACCGGCAAAGCGTTCCCGTTGTGGAGCGGGACGCCGAAGTTCGGCGACTCACCCTGGCCGAAGCCCGCACCCGCTTCGACCTGGCCGCCGGGCCGCTGCTGCGCATACGCCTGATCCGCTTCAGCCCTACCGAGCATGTCGGCTTCATCAACATGCACCATACCATCACCGACGGCGTCTCCATGGAGTTGTTCACCCGTGAACTGGGCATCCTCTACGCGGCCTTCACTGCTAACCAGGCGTCGCCGCTGCCCGATTTGCCCTTGCAGTACGTGGACTTTGCCCATCGCCAGCGGCAACAGTGGCAAAGCGGCCAGATGGCGGACCAACTTGCCTACTGGAAAAAACAACTAGAGGGGGACCTGCCTATTCTGGATTTGCCCACCGACCGGCCCCGTCCCCCCTTCCGCTCTTCCAATGGCGCCACCAAATACTTTTATTTGTCGTCGCGGTTGACCGAAGCCATTAAACGCCTTAGCCGCCAGGAAGGCTGTACGCCATTTGTCGTGCTGCTGGCTGCTTTCAAAACGTTGCTGTATCGCTATACGGGACAATCCGACATCCTCGTCGGCACGCCCGTGGCCGGTCGTACCCTGCCTACCGATCAAAACCTCATCGGCCTGTTCACGAACACGCTGGCCTTGCGCACGCAGATTGATAAAACAATCACCTTTCGCCAATTGTTGCGGCGCGTCCGTGAAACGACCCTGTCTGCCCTGGCCAACCAGGAATTCCCCTTTGAGCAGTTGGTGGATGAACTGCAAGTCAACCGCGATCCCAGCCACCCGCCTGTGTTTCAGGTGATGTTTGTCTCTCGCACTGCCCGCCCCAAGGCGCAGAAGATTGCCGGCCTCACGCTACACGCCCTGGAGACGGACACCGGGGCGGCGCTGGTGGATCTCAGCCTGGTCACCTGGGAGACGGAAGCAGGGCAGTTGGTGGCGTTTGAATACAACACCGATCTCTTCGATGAAAGCACGGTTGACCGTTTTTTCGTCCACTATCAAAACTTGTTGCAGGGTGCGGTGGACGATCCGCGGCACCTGCTGCTGCGTCTGCCGATGCTCACATCCGCCGAACAACAGCAACTGCTGTGGGAGTGGAATGATACAGACGCCGACTATGACCGCGACGTGTGCGTGCACCAGTTGTTTGAGCAGGCTGTCGCCCGCGCGCCGCACCGCACCGCCGTCGTTTGGGGGGCGAACGTCGCTGTTGGCAGCGAGCGCTGGACGTATGCTGAGTTGAACGAACGCGCTAACAAACTGGCTCACCACCTGCGCCGCCTGGGCGTGGGGCCAGAAACGCCTGTAGGCATTTACGTGGAGCGTTCGCTGGAAATGATTCTGGCTGTCCTGGCTGTGCTGAAAGCCGGCGGCGCTTACGTCCCCCTAGACCCCATCCACCCGCCTGAGCGGCTGGCTTTTATTTGCCAGGATGCCGGCATTGCCCTCCTCCTCACCCAGACCCACCTGGCCGGCAAACTGCCCTTACCTGAACGCCCCGTGCTCCATCTGGACGCCGACTGGCCGCGAATCGCCCAGGAAAGCGACCAAAATCCGCCAAACATCTCTCGCCCGGAACACCTGGTTTACATCGTCTACACCTCTGGCTCCACCGGTCAGCCCAAGGGCGTTATGCTGGAGCATGGCAATTTGCGCCACGCCTATTACGGCTGGCAACAGCTTTACCAACTGGGCCGGCAGCCGCTGCGCCATTTGCAGATGGCCAGCTTTTCCTTTGATGTATTCTCCGGCGACCTGACGCGCGCCCTTTGCTCCGGTGATACGCTGGTCTTGTGTCCCCGCGAAACGCTGCTGCAGCCGGACAAACTGGCGCAGTTGATTGTGACCGAAAACATCACGGCGGCGGAATTTGTGCCGGCAGTGCTGCGCCTCCTCGTGGCCCATTTGGAGCAAAACGGCGGCGACCTGCGCCAGTTCCACTTCCTGTCCGTGGGGTCCGATGCCTGGCACGTGCGTGATCACCGTTGCACTCAGCAGTTGTGCGGTCCCCACACCATTTTCGCCAACACTTACGGCGTCACCGAAGCCACCATTGACAGCTCCTACTTTCGCCACTCCACCGACACCCTCAGCGATGACCAGATCACGCCCATAGGCCGCCCTTACCCCAACGTGCGCCTCTACGTCCTGGACGACGCCTTGCAGCCTGTGCCGGCAGGTGTTGCCGGCGAACTGTATATCGGCGGCGCCGGCGTGGGCCGAGGCTACACCAACCGCCCCGATCTCACCGATACCCGCTTTATGCCTAACCCCTTCCTCCCCGGTGAGCAATTATACAAGACCGGCGATCTGGCCCGCTTCCTGCCGGCAAACGGCCATTCCGCAAACGAGCCTTCGACGCTTGCCGGCCACATCGCTTTTCTGGGGCGGGCTGATTTCCAGGTGAAGATTCGCGGTTTCCGCGTCGAATTGGGTGAAATTGAAGCCGCCCTGCAGCAGCACGAGAAGGTGCAAACGGCAACCGTCGTTGATTTCCAGAGTGAAACGGGCGACAGACGGCTGGTGGCCTACATTGTCCCGGCATCCGACATGATCCCTGCCACCGATGAACTGTTTGCCTTTCTCCAAAAACGCCTGCCAGACTACATGCTTCCGGGCCATTATGTCACCCTAAGCCAACTGCCCCTCAGCCCCAACGGCAAGATCAATCGCCGCCAACTACCTGTTCCCGATCTCTCCAGCCGCCCCCAGGTAGCTCAACCCTATGTCGCCCCGCGCACCCTGGCCGAAGAAGTGCTGGCGGAGCTATTTGGCAAAGTTTTGGGATTGCAGCAGGTTGGCATTCATGACAATTTCTTTGAATTAGGCGGCCATTCGCTGCTGGCGACACAGTTGGCTATTCGCGCCCGCGACACCTTCCAGATTGACCTGCCGCTACGCGCCTTCTTCGAGACGCCCTCCATTGCCGGATTGGCGGTAGCCGTGGAAGAGGCCCTGATTGAAAAGCTGGAAACGCTCTCTGAAGAGGAAGCTGCTTTGCTCCTCTCCTCATAG